The genomic stretch AGGAACTCCGCGCCCGCCGCGCGCTGTCGCGCGCCGACCAGGCACTCCTGACGCGTGCCCTGGCCGATACGCGCCTGCGCACGACGCAGGGCGGCGCCGCGCTGCGGTTCAGCCCGGAGCTGCCGCGGACCTTTCTCGATCGCTTCGACCGCGCCGCGGCGGAGCAGAGGTTCCGCCCTGCCCCGCACGAGGCCCCTCCGGCCACGCAGCCGACGGCCTGGCAGCGCGCGTCGGCGCCGCAGCCGCTGCTGGATGCGCGGGGCGCGCTGCGCCAGGCGCTGGAACCCGACCTGCGTGACGGAGCGGTGCCGCTGCGCGTCGCGCCGTTGCCGGGCGGCGTGACGCGTGTCGTGCTGCGCGAACGCGATGGCGCCCGCAGCGCGGTGGTGCTGCGCGCGAATGGCGACGTGCTGCGGCTGTCCGCGGCGGGACGGATTGCGAGCCTTGGCCCCGACCGCCCGGCACTCCTGCGCGGCCAAGTCGCCGTGCATGTGGTGGCGGACGAGAGGCTCGACGCGGAGGCGGCGGAGGCTTGGTTCACCGGCCCGCTCGAAGGCGGGCTGTCGCAACCCTAATGGCGAATCTCGCGCGCAGCCGCCGCATACCCCGCGCGCCGATCCGGCGGCACCGGGTGCCGGCCGGCCACGCGTTCGAGCAGCAGGCGCACATCCTGGTCCGCCCCCGCCTTCAGCGCGGCGTCGAGGAACAACTGTTCGAGCACATCCTGCTGCGCGTGGCTGCCGCCCATGCGGTGCATCACGCCGATCGCGGGGCGCATCACGTTCACCGCGCGTGCGTGATCGCCCTGCGCATGGGCGAGCACCGCCTCGCAGACCGGAATCGCGGCATCGCGCAGGATCGGCGCGATCGTGCCCGGTTGCTGCGCCGCCTCGCGCATCGCATCCAGCATCCGCGCGGCGGCCTGCGTGCGGCCAGTCGCGGCCAGCGCCATCATCCAATGCGGCAGCGTGAAGGTGGACAGGCAATCGCCGATCCGTGCCTCGGCCTTGTCGGCGAGTTCGACCCAGCGGTCGCCGACATCGACCCCCTGGCGCTGCAGGCGGAACAGCATCGACGCCGCGTTCTGTACGTCGATGTAGAGGTCGGGCATGGCCTGGAACAACACGCTGGCTGGGTTGCGGAAGCCGCGGTCGTACAGCGCCAGCACCTCGGCGTGCTCGCCGCGCTCGATGTGATAGAGCCCGCGATGCCACCACAGATGATGCAGCAGGTTTGACCCGCCTTCCCAATGGGGTTCCAGCATACGCAACCAGGCAATGCCCTCGCCGCGCCGGCCCTGCATTTCCAGGATATGCGCGACGCCATGCGTGGCCCAGAGATCCGCCGGGTCGAGCGCCACGGCGGCGCGGCCGGCTTCCTCGGCGACCACGTAGTTGCCGGCTTCCTCGTGCGCGAAGCAGCGACACGCGAGGATGCTGCCATAGCCCGGCATGGCGGCTGACCAGCGAGGCGCGACGGCTTCCACGGCGCGCAGCATCACGCCCGCGCGGCCGAGCCAGAAGGCGGAGAAGTGGTGCAGCCGGAAGGCCAGGATGTCGTGCGGATGCGCGGCCATGATGGCTTCCCAACCGCCGAGCGCGCCATCGAGGTCGCCATCGGCCCAGGCCGCCAGCGCACCCGCGTGCATGGCTTCGCGGTCGCGGCCGGCCAGGCGCGCCGCCGCCGCCGCGGCCTCCCGTGCGCGGGGAACCTGCGCGCTGTTGTAGGACAGCATCGCGAAGGCGCCCTTCAGCACCTGGCCCATGGGCATCTCGGCATCCAGCGCGAGCAGCGCCTTGAGGCGCTGCCCGCCATCTGCGCGGTATGTCAGGTAGCCCTGAATCGCGTGGTCATAGGCGGCGGCCGCGGCGTCGGAGGCGGCGGTGATCGGCAATCCCTGTGCGTCGGTGGGCATGGCGTGGTCCTCCTGCGCCAGGGATTCGCGCCCGGCGTCTATCTGGTTCCGGTGGAGCCGAAGCCGCCAGTGCCGCGCGTGCTGCCGGGCAGTTCCGCCACCTCCCGCCAGGTGGCGCGCACCACCGGGGCGATCACCGCCTGTGCGATGCGCATGCCGCGGTCCACCGTGAAGGGCTCGGTGCCGGCATTCAGGATGATGACGCCCAGTTCACCGCGATAATCCTCGTCGATCGTGCCGGGGCTGTTCGGCAGGGTGATGCCGTTCTTCAGCGCCAGTCCCGAGCGTGGGCGTACCTGCAACTCGTAGCCGGGGGGCAGCGCCATGGTCAGGCCCGTGGGCACCAGGGCGCGACCGCCGGGCGGGATCACCAGCGGCGCCGCGACGGCCGCGAGCAGGTCCATCCCCGCCGCGCCGTCGGTCGCGTAGGCGGGCAGCGGCAGGTCCGCGGCATGCGACAGTCGGACGACGTCGATGATCGGGGCGGTCATGCGCTCTCCGGGTTCAGCGCGGTGGCGATGCGTGCAGCGAGGCGGCGGGCGACCTCCGCCTTGGGCAGGCGGGGCCAGTCCTCGACGCCGGTGCCGGTGACGAGGTGCACGGCGTTGTCGGGGCCACCCATGACATCGCCGGAGACATCGTTCGCGACGATCCAGTCGCAGCCCTTCTTCGCACGCTTTGCGATGGCGTTGTCGACCACCTTCTCGGTCTCGGCGGCGAAGCCCACCACCAGGGGCGGGCGGTGCGGGCCGCGGGCTGCGAGAGTGGCGAGGATGTCCGGGTTCAGCGCGAGGTCGAGTGGCGGCGGGGCTTCGCCTTGCACCTTCTTCATCTTCTGTGAAGCCTCGCGCGCGGTGCGCCAGTCGGCCACGGCGGCGGCGCAGATCGCGGCATCCGCGGGCAACGCGGCCTGCACGGCGGCAAGCATGTCGCGCGCGGATTCGACGCGCACGACGTGCACGCCAGGCGGGTCGGGCTGCGCCACCGGGCC from Roseomonas fluvialis encodes the following:
- a CDS encoding tetratricopeptide repeat protein; its protein translation is MPTDAQGLPITAASDAAAAAYDHAIQGYLTYRADGGQRLKALLALDAEMPMGQVLKGAFAMLSYNSAQVPRAREAAAAAARLAGRDREAMHAGALAAWADGDLDGALGGWEAIMAAHPHDILAFRLHHFSAFWLGRAGVMLRAVEAVAPRWSAAMPGYGSILACRCFAHEEAGNYVVAEEAGRAAVALDPADLWATHGVAHILEMQGRRGEGIAWLRMLEPHWEGGSNLLHHLWWHRGLYHIERGEHAEVLALYDRGFRNPASVLFQAMPDLYIDVQNAASMLFRLQRQGVDVGDRWVELADKAEARIGDCLSTFTLPHWMMALAATGRTQAAARMLDAMREAAQQPGTIAPILRDAAIPVCEAVLAHAQGDHARAVNVMRPAIGVMHRMGGSHAQQDVLEQLFLDAALKAGADQDVRLLLERVAGRHPVPPDRRAGYAAAAREIRH
- the dut gene encoding dUTP diphosphatase translates to MTAPIIDVVRLSHAADLPLPAYATDGAAGMDLLAAVAAPLVIPPGGRALVPTGLTMALPPGYELQVRPRSGLALKNGITLPNSPGTIDEDYRGELGVIILNAGTEPFTVDRGMRIAQAVIAPVVRATWREVAELPGSTRGTGGFGSTGTR